The sequence below is a genomic window from Coffea arabica cultivar ET-39 chromosome 8e, Coffea Arabica ET-39 HiFi, whole genome shotgun sequence.
AGTACTAAAATAATTTGCTTTAATTTCCTTCACGACATGAACCAATCATAACACTGTTCAGTTTACttacatattattattattattatttttggtaaGAGTTTACTCACATATTATTAAGTGATGATTCAAACAGCTAACATATCAATAGACTCATTAATCAATCACAATCGGACCATCGCAAGCTAAGAActgaaactcataaaaaaatgaatttaagaAATGAAATTATTGCAACAGAACTAaaactcataaaaaaaaaatgacacccaaggaagaaaaggaaagcatTATCTCTAGCAAGTACAGTAGGAAACACAGAGGAAGCATCTAAGTAAATGAAAAACTCAAGAAAAACATAAGCTCAGTAGAATTGATAGACATGCATTTGAAACCCAATAAATCAACATGGGTGTAACAGCAATAAGTGTGCTGTTTTATAGGACTGTGTTTGTTACGAATCATGAACTTGTGTTTTAAGGGGCTTTGCGAAAACAAATCATATAGGGAAAAGAGTCCCAATGGCCCTTCAACTctttcccaaataaagttttaGCCCTCCAACAATTAATGTTAAAGTTTTGGCATTCGATCTAATAAAATAGTATATTCGTGGCCCTTCTGTCAAATTCATCAATTAAAATTGACGAGAAACATCATCTCGTGAGACGCACGACCAAATATCAAGGGCATTATAGTCtctaagtaaaaaaaaagtaaaaacacTTTCATCTGATTTTTTCTCCAACAATTTCTAGGGAATAATGGACAAGAGCACGAAATATTCATCACCAAATTTTGCAGCTTCCAAGAAAAATCTTGGGTTTTCGGAGGAGATTCTACTGGATGGATGTCTGACGATAATGGATTTTGGAGGAGGGAGGGGGCTTGACAATCCCATTGTTGTTTGACCCTTTACTCACTGTGTTCTGCTCGAAAGGGTTTTTATAACAAAGGGAATATTGGGGGGATGGGAATGGGAATTAAAAGGGAGGATCCGGTGAAGGGGACTCAACGGAAAAAGGCGTCGATAGAGAAGTCAGCATTAGAGTTGACAGAGACAAGGACACAACAGTAGGGTCGCAGTTTATTGCTGCTGCCAATTTCTCAATTCACTGACCCATCAATCCACCCTATATATCAACGATTTACCATTACATTACATGAGTGCTCTGCATTTCCCGCCCTTCCTACTTCGTTGGGatatgttaaaacttaaaaaggtGCTGCTATAGTCCTACTGCCCTCACCACTAACAAAGAACTTGCAGCAAGCTCAACTCTTTTTCTCAAATCCTTATATGCAGTCTCAGTCCCCAATTTCTGCTGGTACCAATTCAGTTGCATCTGCTTCTAGTGGAGGATACTATGTACAGAGAAGGCGCCCTGATCAACAGCAGCAGGCCCAACCCCAGCAGTCTCCAGGCTCATCTACATCATCTTCAACTGGGATGCTATCATTGTGTCCTGTTTCTTTAGCTGGTGCTAGGGTTTTGGAGCAAAAGGGATGGAAATTGTTGCAGGGaaaaatcatttattttcttaGAGAGTATAATGTCCTTGATATTTCGTCGTGCATCTCACGAGATGATGCTTAATTGCTGGATTTGACAGAAGGGCCAcgaaaatattattttattagaTCGAGGGCCAAAACTTTAGTATTAATTATTTGAGGGCTAAAACTTTACTTGAGAAAAAGTTGGAGGGCCATTGGGACTCTTTTCCCAATCATATATTGATCGATGGGCAAAGTCGTAATTATGATTTCAccgattataaaaaaaaagaaaaatcatttcacCGAATCAAGAGCCGTATACACTACACATATCAATAGTGGCGTTCGGGCTTGAACCAACCAAAAAAGGTTCGGGAATTATGAACACGGCCTTTTGCTCATAAAGCCCTAATCAGGAGTATAACAAATACTCTAAGTCTTCTAAGTACCACTTACAAGTCGGTAtcttttggttttcttttccTACAGCAAAcagccttttctctctctttctctctcttccgtCTTTCTAGTCTCATAATAGGGCATAGAGACGTtcggaaaacaaggaaaaatgtACATGTATGTATGAATACGTGCAGAaataaaaaggcaaaaaaagcAAAGTAATCTGCGGAGCGTCTAGATTGCACAACCAGCTGAGGCTGAGCGGAGTAGGAAGGTTGGGGGGGGGGTGCCTCTACTCCACCGTTTATGGTCAAGTCCAAGTGGTGGCAGATCGACGGTCGTCGGCGTATTTattatctttcttcttcctaTCTCAGGTACCATCGTAAGTCGTAACCCTAGCTACTTCGTTCGCTTCGGCCCTTTTtcaaattgtttttcttttcgttttttacattttttattgtttgtatTCTGTTTATGTAGTGTACCACCAGCCCCCTAGCCGTGGTTTTTCCgctagttttatttatttatttatttatttttgggaaTTGAAGTGGTCCATTCACTCATTTTGTGGATATCTACTTAGGTTTAATTCACTGACTTGAGAGAGCAGTTACTGGTAATTGAGTTGATTTTCTTGGTATAATTGAACTAGTCTTATTGGTCTTCATTCTTAATTACCAGCATCAAGTTGGTTGCATGTAGACAATCGATACAATTAGGCTGGACAATGTTCTCTGATTAGTCCTTAccaatttcatgttttgtgctgcATTCGCGTTTCTGCAGCTTTCTCAGGAGCTGCGGTCTTTCCCTTGCTGGATTAAACTTGATTGAGTTGCATTCAGGCTTTGTCTCTGGAACGAAAGATGTTTGGCTCAAGCCGTAAGTGTTCCCTCTTACATTTCTCCATTACCTGTCTGGCAATCTGCCACTGCTCCtttctttcccccttttttccccttttgctCCTCGCTATTTGCTAATTTTCCCTAGGAGGGGAGGGCCTGAAGGTACATTTTTTGTTAGGAGTTATATTTAtgttttcttatttgttttacGTTGTAAGTGTGTCTCTATGCTACTTAATGTGGTACGGACTTAGAATTTGTGAATCTTAAGGCCCTTACCGAAGGTACATTTTTTGTTAGGAGTTATATTTAtgttttcttatttgttttacGTTGTAAGTGTGTCTCTATACTACTTAATGTGGTACGGACTTAGAATTTGTGAATCTTAAGGCCCTTACTGGTCATCTTTAGTCTTTTCATTTCTGTTTCCTTCTCCTTGaacttttctttgcattttgcATTGTTAATAAGGACTGTTGTTGATATCATATGGCCTTTTGCCCTTTTTTATCTACAAAGATTCCTTTGATTCATAGATCCACTGATAACAGTTATACCATTCTTTTAATTGTGCACTAATTGTGCTATTCCTTTATCAGCTTTTGGGCAGGCATCTAATAGCCCGTTTGGGTCACAGTCAGTGTTTGGGCCGACCACCAATGCAGCCAGCAATCCTTTTGCTCCCAAAGCCTTTGGGAGTACGACTCCTTTTGGCGCTCAAACCGGGAGTTCTTTATTTGGCAGCACTTCTACTGGTGTGTTTGGGAACCAAAATTCTTCACCTTTGGGTTCCACATCAGTTTTTGGTTCTTCATCATCTCCTGCTTTTGGAACTTCAACGCCTGCCTTTGGAGTGTCATCAGCTCCTGCCTTTGGTAGTTCGTCATCATTTGGAAGTACGTGCATAAAGTTTTATAACTTATATGCTTcttgtttcctccttttcttttccacttCGAGTGTGCCAAAGCTTGATGTGAGCTTGATTattgatttgataatcttggTTATGGGGTTTCTAATTATTGTACCTCTTTGGGTCTAAAAGTCACTTCACAATCTTATGTTGAGATGACTCAATTTCACATTTGTTGCTTCTGAGGATAATTGATTCAGTTGTGTGGGATAGCTTTAGAAGTGAACAAGGTAAAGAATGTGTTCCAATTTATCATTGCATTTGCCACTACTCATGTGATGACAATTCTTGCAAGATGTTACTGAAATTGGTGGAAGTATGGCTTGAATATTCTGCAAAGATGTGGGctttttttgcttcttttacCTTTAACTCTTGGGTTTTAGTTtgcttttttctccttttcaccTTGTCAACCCTCTTTCCAGCTCTCCTGTTCCTCGGTTTGCCTCCACATCCCTTCAACTTCTCTTTTTAACTCTTGTGGTACCACCTTCTCTTATCCCACTTCCTTAGTTGCCCCTGTCAAGcagaaaaagacaaaaagaaaattgataAGTGCAGAAACAATATGTCAGggctgagtttttttttttttttttttggttttggagACAAATGCTGCAACTTTTTGGGGGATTTATGTCTAGGTTTTGAACCCATAGAGTTTTCAGTGAATCGGGTGGGCTTTTGTCACAAAAGTTTGTTGCTTTAAATGGTTGTTTTGTTGTGTTCTGTGGCTTATGTTGTCAGTAATGGGCTGCTACTGTTGACTTTGGGGATTCTTTGCTGTGTTTTGAACTGATTACGTTGAAGTTGTTGCTTGAGTTATTGGTTTTGTTCATGAATTGATTGGTTTTAATGAGATTCAGTTTGGTGCCTTCTTTTGAGAGGATTGCCTAATAGTGCcagtaaaagaagaaaacaaaaatgtaaATCAGTTGAaactgtttttctttttatgtgGCCTTAATGTTGGTGGAACAGTCATGTTGTAGGACATCTTTCTAGTTAACCACATCCCTGGCAGAAAAACATAACAGTATGGGGCAGTCCCTTAATTTATTGTACATACTCTCCGTCAAATCTTCTGACCCCTGATTGGACAGGCAAATCTTTCACATCAAGTCTTAATGATTATTCTATGCAGGTTTTATAGGGTATGTTGTGTGTTAGTCTTATCCTCGGAAAGAATGCATGTATCCTTGTGTTAAAATTCTGTTGCAGCAGGTCAAATTGGAACAACTTTACCATTTTGTTAAGGCCTGAATTACTGgatatttaattttaaaagcaGAACCTTTGGACTGATAGAGGATAAGGATATTCTACCAAATAGGTATTTTGAGGAGAATTCTTGATGGTATGCCTTGCTTCACTTGAAAAGTGAGCCTCAAGCAAAAAGGAGCTAGAGGACTAAACctatatgttttccttgtatgTGGCTGTGCAATTATCTTATCAAGTTCAGATATAACTTGATTTATCTAACTTCCTACACATTTGCTTTGGAGAGTCTTAGTTCCATGGTAGACTTAAATTCTTATGGGGGTTCACAATAAAttgtaatttctttcttttatacCAGAGGGATAATATTCCATCcttgttttgctttttttttttttaaatttatttcacACTCTAAATCTGGGTATTGCCTGTAGTTTTTTCCCTGTAGCCTTTGGTGATTTCAGTGTTTCGATCTTTGATGTACGAGGTTTTGTCTTTGCTTTGTGTGTTATTTCACCTTCAGACATGTAACTTATGGTGATATTTGTAATTGTTGCAAATGAACAGGTACATCTGTTTTTGGACAGAAGCCTGCTTTTGGAGCCTTTGGTGCTGGTACCACCCAAACTAGTCCATTCGGAGGCTCTTTTCAACAGTCACAGCCCGCTTTTGGTAGTAATCTATTTGGTTCCTCGACACCTTTTGGCGCATCAAGTCAACAACCTGCATTTGGTGCTCCAAGCACGCCGGCATTTGGTGCTGCAAGCTCGCCAGCATTTGGTGCTGCAAGCTCGCCGGCATTTGGTGCTGCAAGCTCGCCGGCATTTGGTGCTACAGGCAGTGCATTTGGTGCTGCAAGTGTTCCAGCATTTGGTGCTGCAAGTGCGCCTGCATTTGGTGCTGCAAGTGCGCCTGCTTTTGGTGCTGCAAGTAGTCCCTCTTTTAGTTTTGGTTCCTCTCCAGCTTTTGGCCAGTCGGCTTCTACTTTTGGTAGTAGTCCATTTGGCACTACTACAACACCTTTTGGAGCTCAGAGTTCACCATTTGGTAAGCTTTCTGGGGTCTCAGTTTTATCACCATGACTATTTTCTTTTGTTACTGTTTTTGATCTCCTTGCAACTCTCATGTAGGAGCTCAGGCTACTACTCCAACATTTGGCAGCTCTGGTTTTGGACAATCTGCTTTTGGAACCCAGCGTGGGGGAAGTAGGGTCACCCCTTATGTGCCAACAGCTGAGGTAGACACTGGTACACAACCAGCTGGAAAACTTGAATCAATATCAGCCATGCCTGTTTACAAGGATAAGAGCCATGAAGAACTTCGATGGGAGGACTATCAGCTTGGAGATAAAGGTAAATGTACTAATCCATAGGATGTTAGTCTGTATATCTCATGAAGCACCTTCTTACTTGAACTATTATATTTTTGTGCTACCAGGAGGACCTGCGCCTGCTGGGCAGTCAACTGCTGCAATTGGTGGTTTTGGTGCTTCAGGATTCGGATCCTCTTCGACCCCTGCTTTTGGCCAGTCGTCTGCTAGCCCCttttcatcttccacttcttcCAACCCTTTTGCACCAAAAACTTCATCTTTCACTAGTCCAGGTTTTGGATCTTCATCTTCCTCTGCGTTTGGTTCTTCACCTTTTGGAGCTGCAACCCCATCGAACCCCTTTGGCTCGACAACATCATCCACCCCTACCCTGTTTAATTCAAACCCCCCTTTTGGAGCCAGTACCTCCCCTTCACTTTTTGGCTCTTCAAATGCTGCTTCTTTTGGAACATCAACTTCTATTTTTGGTTCGTCATCTGCACAAGCAACAAATCCTCCATTTGGTTCTGGCTTAAGCTTTGGCAACACTCAGTCATCCCCGTTGTTCCAATCAACTACGCCTTCACTTGGACAGACCAGTTCTCCTTTTGGACAGGCCACGTCATCCTTTGGACAAAGTGCACCACCTTTTGGCCAATCAAGCATATTTACTTCACCATCTTCTGGTTTTGGTGGCAACTTGTTTTCAAGCACTTCATCATTGTTAACTACAAGCAATCCCATTGGGTTTGGTCAGACCACTGTGAGTCAATTAACTGCTGCTCCTTTTCTATTTGGTTGAGAAGAGTTATTCATTGAGTATTCTCTCTTCTTCAAGCATATTGGGTAAAGTTTATTTCATATGAGTTAGAGGTAGTTTTTAGAAGGCCGTTTCTGTCAAGCTTGGTAAAGTAGCAACATGTCTTGTCCGTTTCTGTCAAGTTTGATAAAGTAGCAACTTGTCTTGTCAACATAAAGTGTTTTCCCTGTAGCTCTATCTCTCTCTGGATCAGTCCATCTGGATTGGTGACTTTAGAAAGTTATTTACTATTATCATGTGAATGAAGGGATATCATTTTCAAGTGAAGCATTGTTCTAGTGGAAGTACAGACTGTATGCTAGAAGGTAGTAGGATGGAGTTGCAATATGTCATACTTCATCTTGCTATAATATAGTGTCATTGGGATTGATGACTTTTGAAAGTTATTTATTATCATTGTGTGAATGAATGGATATCATTTTCAAGTCTTTTGGTAAAAATACGGAATGTATGCCATAAGTTAGAAGACCGAAGTTGCAATCCACCATACTTCATCTTGCTATGATATAGTGTACTTCTGGAACTAGAGATGAATTACTGGTGGAATATTCTACTTTTATAGCCTTTtttcctacttttttttttgaaatttgttgCAAGTCATGTTGAAAGTAATAGATGGTGGTTGTTTAGACTTGTGGTTGCAATCCActactttttttaatttttttttttaaatttggtgCAAGTCATGCTGAAAGTAATAGATGGTGGTTGTTTGGACTTGTGGTTGCAatccactactttctccttacttttttgaaatttttttgaaatttggtgCTTGGAACCCAGCAACCACATGTCTTTGGATTGATGTGTGAGAAAATCTTGGAATACGATTTGGTAAAGTTTATGATGCAAAATTGAGGATAATATTAGCTGGAAATTGTATACTTTCATGATTGAATAGGTGGTGGTTGTTTATCCTTTAGTGATATGGCAGACTTCCAGTTGTCTTTTTGAGAAAGCAGCTTACCAACTACTTGTCTGATTTGCTTCAGCATATTATTTCATGAACTCTAGGTTCCTTGTCTAAATTGAttgaatttttcattttatctaTTTCTCTGTGTATGTATGTGCATAAGTGGACTGATTGGTTGTAGTTGTACTTCTGATTTTCCTTTGAAGCCTTCCATTTCTACACCATTTCAAGTGGTGCAGCCTGCTCAGAGTACTGGTGCATTTGGCTTTGGAAACTTTGGTCAGACACCATCAGGTTAGTTgaatatcatatatatatatatattttttcttattaTGACTTTCTAACATCATCAGATTCCTCgagtatcaatttttttttaaaactttttctagttttattgcCTAACATACATTTCCTTTTGGGTAACAGCTGGTACAAGTGCCTTGGGTGTCACGTCAAACATATTTGGTCAGACTGCTTTTGGGCAATCGTATGTATAAAACCAGTCTTAGTTTTTCGTTGCCTGATAATATTGCTATGTATGCATAAGCCACATGATGGATGGGATCAAGAAGTTAAATACACCCATTCAAAATCTTATTATGAATACTTACCATTGTTGATATTAAGCACTTTTTAATGTAATCTTCATTTCCTAGTCCTTATCCTATGAGCTGTTCTGGCGATTTACACCTTCAGAAATACTTGCTGAAATTTATTCTGCTGAAATTTCTCCAACTTTTAGTTGGTGATCTACTTTCTGAGATTCAGTAACATGTAAAAGTTGGTAGCTTGACTTCAGTTAGGgtttaaccaaagaaaattgGGGTGTAGGCGTAGGGTAGGCATTCTAATTAAAATGATCGCTgtcttttcatttttgaaatCTGCCCTACCCTAGTACCCATGCATCTGATGCATGCATACAGGTCAGCTATTCAGAGCTCTATGGTTGGACAATCTGTTCCAACAAATCCGTTTGGAACTTTACCAGCAATGCCACAGATGTCAATTGGTCGCACTGGCACTTCTCCTTCAATTCAGTATGGGATTTCTAGCCTACCTGTAAGTGTGCTTGTCCTGTACGAACCAAGTAAAGAATATTTTACAAACTTTTCATTCTTTAAATGCTTTTGTTAAGGCTATTCTTTGaatgatttgtttcttttcctttttttagcaTAATATACTTGTATATATGCTTAT
It includes:
- the LOC113703159 gene encoding nuclear pore complex protein NUP98A, encoding MFGSSPFGQASNSPFGSQSVFGPTTNAASNPFAPKAFGSTTPFGAQTGSSLFGSTSTGVFGNQNSSPLGSTSVFGSSSSPAFGTSTPAFGVSSAPAFGSSSSFGSTSVFGQKPAFGAFGAGTTQTSPFGGSFQQSQPAFGSNLFGSSTPFGASSQQPAFGAPSTPAFGAASSPAFGAASSPAFGAASSPAFGATGSAFGAASVPAFGAASAPAFGAASAPAFGAASSPSFSFGSSPAFGQSASTFGSSPFGTTTTPFGAQSSPFGAQATTPTFGSSGFGQSAFGTQRGGSRVTPYVPTAEVDTGTQPAGKLESISAMPVYKDKSHEELRWEDYQLGDKGGPAPAGQSTAAIGGFGASGFGSSSTPAFGQSSASPFSSSTSSNPFAPKTSSFTSPGFGSSSSSAFGSSPFGAATPSNPFGSTTSSTPTLFNSNPPFGASTSPSLFGSSNAASFGTSTSIFGSSSAQATNPPFGSGLSFGNTQSSPLFQSTTPSLGQTSSPFGQATSSFGQSAPPFGQSSIFTSPSSGFGGNLFSSTSSLLTTSNPIGFGQTTPSISTPFQVVQPAQSTGAFGFGNFGQTPSAGTSALGVTSNIFGQTAFGQSSAIQSSMVGQSVPTNPFGTLPAMPQMSIGRTGTSPSIQYGISSLPVVDKPAPVRISSILTSRHLSQRRIRLPARKYHPKPDGPKVPFFNDDEETPSTPKADALFIPRENPRALVIRPVEQRQPRMSVEKNTQYTSSATHENGKPPEFGSAPPVNGFSAEDTDKFLVENGFKDQVHPVKQNQKPNGVSDEHSTQKGDLYSITLTGHRAGEAAVAYEYGAEIEALMPKLRHADYYTEPKIQELAAKERVEAGYCRRVENFVVGRHGYGSIKFIGETDVRRLDLESLVQFNNREVIVYMDESKKPPVGQGLNKPAEVTLLNIKCFDKKTGQHYTEGPRIEKYKEMLKRKAEDQGAEFVSYDPVKGEWKFRVKHFSGYSLREDVDESSYLSTRC